In Chloroflexaceae bacterium, the following proteins share a genomic window:
- a CDS encoding glycosyltransferase has translation MRIALVSGEYPPQPGGVGDYTRRLAGSLVQRGHVVTVLTIQDRRLRAYRNGDLTAPLPWRSSTDLDWSPRCWPALIGVLDHLRPHWLHIQYQTGAYAMRPGINLLPWRLRALPGRPRIAVTFHDLLAPYLFPKAGPLRRWVNWRLARDADVAITTTAADAALLREAGVESRMIPIGSNIPVAPPEGFERAAWRARLGLGAADRLVAYFGLLAPSKGADVLLEALARLDPFWRLIIIGGAATAPQDVAHAEAVRALAARLGLASRVTETGHLPDEEVSAWLLAADLVVLPFRDGASFRRGSLLAALAHGCPVVSTTPADAATLEALRPAALLAPPDDPAALAAAMAALAADAAARARLAAAGRALAARFSWSAIAVQHEALYEECSRVG, from the coding sequence ATGCGCATCGCCCTTGTGAGTGGCGAATACCCGCCCCAACCTGGCGGCGTCGGCGACTATACCCGCCGTCTGGCCGGGTCTCTGGTCCAGCGCGGTCATGTCGTTACAGTGCTGACCATTCAGGATCGGCGCCTGCGCGCGTATCGCAATGGTGACCTGACGGCGCCCCTGCCCTGGCGCTCCTCTACTGATCTCGACTGGTCGCCGCGGTGCTGGCCGGCCCTGATTGGCGTGCTCGATCACCTGCGGCCCCATTGGCTGCACATCCAGTATCAAACCGGGGCCTATGCCATGCGTCCGGGTATCAATCTGTTGCCGTGGCGCCTGCGCGCCCTGCCCGGGCGCCCACGGATCGCCGTCACGTTTCACGATCTGCTGGCGCCCTATCTCTTCCCCAAAGCCGGGCCGCTGCGTCGCTGGGTCAACTGGCGCCTGGCCCGCGACGCCGATGTGGCAATTACGACTACGGCGGCCGACGCGGCGCTCCTCAGAGAGGCGGGGGTGGAGTCCCGGATGATCCCCATCGGCTCGAACATCCCTGTTGCGCCGCCAGAGGGCTTCGAGCGGGCTGCCTGGCGAGCGCGACTGGGTCTCGGAGCCGCCGATCGGCTGGTCGCCTACTTCGGGTTGCTGGCCCCCAGCAAAGGCGCCGACGTTCTCCTCGAGGCCCTGGCCCGCCTTGATCCCTTCTGGCGACTGATTATCATCGGCGGCGCCGCCACTGCACCCCAGGACGTGGCCCACGCCGAGGCGGTGCGCGCCCTGGCAGCGCGTCTGGGGCTGGCCTCCCGCGTAACGGAGACCGGCCACCTGCCAGACGAAGAGGTCTCGGCGTGGTTGCTGGCCGCCGATCTGGTTGTCTTGCCCTTCCGCGATGGAGCCTCATTTCGTCGGGGGAGCCTGCTCGCCGCCCTGGCCCATGGCTGCCCGGTGGTCAGCACCACACCCGCCGATGCGGCCACCCTGGAGGCTCTGCGTCCGGCGGCGCTTCTGGCCCCGCCAGACGACCCGGCTGCCCTTGCTGCGGCAATGGCAGCCCTGGCCGCCGATGCCGCCGCCCGCGCACGGCTTGCCGCCGCCGGTCGCGCGCTCGCTGCTCGCTTCTCCTGGAGCGCCATCGCCGTCCAGCACGAGGCGCTCTATGAGGAGTGTTCGCGTGTTGGCTAA
- a CDS encoding GAF domain-containing protein, with protein MTDHEHRITDQSLLELRNGALLRIAGAIETATSLDELLFLSLNEFAHLFSLHNSGVVLLSEDGRLAQLVNTYPPQVRLPPPFPLAETTVMRQVVLNRQPMQISDVAELTQLVTNPNLSGVAALISAGRIRSLLLLPLVAQDACIGVLIFASAEAPRHFSDDEIGYVRLLAGQIAAAITAFRITEKAQRRTAELETLNDIAAAVASSLNTREVYHLVMEKLNEYFRVEAGSLLMLDEETDELVFVMTLEAGEEKLFGVRIPRGQGIVWSVAESQRYEIVHDVASDPRFLRNVSDSVGFAVRNILCVPIVVKGRTIGVIELLNKIEGLFTEEEAQRLARMAATIGVAIENARLFQTVTTVRDRFEAILNSTNDGILMADMRGLIVTANPTAARLLQTRREALIGRPLDTVLAELNARATAVERPSWLNDGDRAEAVVELEFSGPPRRFIRHYTLPVHETSGAVIGRLALFQDISKERELAQLREDYTGMLVHDLRAPLTSIMNGISMVRRGLGGPVTPQQQELLGIAYQGSQTMLEMVNTLLDIARMEQGRIQLDRQPLSPYELVDQTLDRLKVSAQGQRVNLAQELAAELPPVEADRDTIVRVLQNLLDNAIKFSPTGGTVILGAALARVGAEGQVEAELPVSMPALAPGDWLVFWVRDEGPGIPAQYHERIFEKFGQAHSGRKTQGTGLGLTFCKLAVESHGGRIWLESIEGQGSTFALALPLTLDPLPDDASGSP; from the coding sequence ATGACCGATCACGAGCACCGGATAACCGATCAGTCCCTGCTCGAATTGCGTAATGGAGCTCTGCTGCGCATCGCCGGGGCGATAGAAACGGCTACCAGTCTTGACGAACTGCTCTTCCTCAGTCTCAACGAGTTCGCGCACCTCTTCAGTCTGCACAATAGCGGCGTGGTGCTCCTGAGCGAGGATGGTCGCCTGGCCCAACTCGTCAATACCTATCCGCCCCAGGTGCGCCTGCCGCCGCCTTTCCCCCTCGCCGAAACCACTGTGATGCGCCAGGTGGTCCTTAACCGGCAACCGATGCAGATTAGCGATGTCGCCGAACTCACCCAGCTCGTCACCAATCCCAACCTCTCCGGGGTTGCCGCACTGATCAGTGCGGGGCGCATTCGATCACTGCTGCTGCTCCCGTTAGTGGCCCAGGATGCCTGCATCGGGGTGCTGATCTTTGCCAGTGCGGAGGCGCCGCGCCATTTCTCCGACGACGAGATCGGCTACGTGCGCTTGCTGGCCGGGCAGATAGCCGCCGCAATCACCGCCTTTCGCATTACCGAGAAGGCGCAGCGCCGCACCGCCGAACTGGAAACCCTGAATGATATCGCCGCCGCCGTCGCTTCGTCGCTTAATACGCGTGAGGTCTACCATCTGGTGATGGAAAAGCTCAACGAGTATTTTCGCGTGGAGGCCGGCTCGCTCCTCATGCTCGATGAAGAGACGGATGAACTTGTCTTTGTGATGACCCTGGAGGCCGGCGAGGAGAAGTTGTTCGGCGTGCGCATCCCCCGCGGTCAGGGGATCGTCTGGAGCGTGGCTGAGTCGCAGCGCTATGAGATCGTCCACGATGTCGCCAGTGACCCGCGGTTCCTGCGGAATGTGAGCGACTCGGTCGGCTTTGCGGTGCGGAACATCCTCTGTGTGCCGATAGTGGTTAAGGGACGCACCATCGGCGTCATCGAATTGCTCAACAAGATTGAAGGGCTGTTCACCGAAGAGGAAGCTCAGCGTCTGGCGCGTATGGCGGCCACGATCGGCGTGGCAATCGAAAACGCGCGACTCTTCCAGACAGTGACGACCGTTCGCGACCGCTTCGAGGCGATTCTTAATTCCACCAATGATGGCATCCTGATGGCCGATATGCGCGGTTTAATTGTGACCGCTAACCCTACCGCGGCCCGGCTGCTGCAAACCCGCCGCGAGGCCCTCATCGGCCGCCCTCTTGACACCGTGCTGGCCGAACTGAACGCTCGGGCTACGGCGGTGGAACGCCCATCGTGGCTGAATGACGGCGACCGTGCCGAGGCGGTCGTCGAACTGGAGTTCAGCGGCCCGCCCCGGCGCTTCATCCGCCATTACACACTGCCGGTCCACGAGACCAGCGGCGCCGTAATCGGTCGCCTGGCACTGTTTCAGGATATCTCGAAGGAGCGCGAACTCGCCCAACTGCGCGAGGATTATACCGGCATGCTGGTCCACGATCTGCGCGCGCCCCTGACCTCGATTATGAACGGCATCTCGATGGTCCGCCGCGGCCTGGGCGGTCCGGTTACTCCGCAACAACAGGAGTTGCTCGGCATCGCCTATCAGGGCAGCCAGACGATGCTGGAGATGGTCAACACCCTCCTGGATATCGCCAGGATGGAACAGGGCCGCATACAACTTGACCGGCAACCGCTCTCGCCCTACGAACTGGTGGACCAGACGCTGGATCGCCTCAAGGTCTCCGCGCAGGGGCAGAGGGTCAATCTGGCACAGGAACTGGCCGCGGAGTTGCCGCCAGTCGAGGCTGATCGCGATACAATCGTGCGCGTGCTGCAGAACTTGCTTGATAACGCGATCAAGTTTTCGCCGACCGGTGGTACGGTTATCCTGGGAGCGGCGCTAGCGCGGGTCGGCGCCGAGGGCCAGGTGGAGGCCGAACTGCCCGTTAGTATGCCGGCCCTCGCCCCTGGCGACTGGCTCGTCTTCTGGGTGCGCGACGAAGGTCCGGGCATTCCCGCTCAGTACCACGAACGCATCTTCGAGAAGTTCGGCCAGGCCCATAGCGGGCGCAAAACCCAGGGTACCGGCCTGGGGTTGACCTTCTGTAAACTGGCGGTCGAGTCGCACGGCGGTCGGATCTGGCTGGAAAGCATTGAGGGCCAGGGCAGCACCTTCGCTCTGGCATTGCCGCTGACGCTTGATCCCTTGCCAGATGATGCCAGCGGTTCGCCTTAA
- a CDS encoding ATP-binding protein — protein MRQFLNTYRSQLKYTVIGPYLALMILVMLVGSFIAITLVADSWQERFNNQLGQVARNFSESFAQREIGNLTFLSQIIFTAPNAETGAPAVPQAMRDRNVRGLEQTLEGLWQLAQVNDNVKPDRLIVFDPQGLALVDWERGPDDSGAPIRYLGTNLAGIPLVESVLRGESTPIPGTDELGDKFSGLVSFRDGEGKDHLHFFTVAPVYVSSRTGENELLVGGLLVAQRIDALLADLQQRSQSAISTIYDVRGIAYATTVAGVDLASLDMSERLLNQLRALNAPGAGAERARPASASEMEDPCLDIGMLSGRLVSPVETVRPPACSVNTVSMVAGREFQQLYAPLMIRGVQSGYFSVGLSTDFVVSAWSSSRSAVLGITAALALATVIVGVVVARRITRPLHNLVETAEAVTAGDLERRSTVTEPNELGRLALAFNQMTEHLLRLYVTSRELNRTIDIDQVLTVASEAADAFVPGTEAIALLATREGFGYRARPAAPDNLRALSRQLIPPSSVAALSNFETQEVRLLPVDSEVAQATGLAHAGLQTACWMPIFRQRQLAGALLMVHAEPEAFDESTRQHLAVVANMASAVLANALLYNQVQQDAKQRQAILASIGDGVVVCDELGRIIQLNRAAEEMLGLTDWRETRPRFDDLPLEPAPQSREVFGRSDPQFRLGRRFLTLTRSPLLADEGCIAGEVIVLHDVTEAVAIDKAKTDFIATISHELRTPLTVIRGFTELLLRGTGGEPPTPEQAELLEQVRLRAMDMTDMVNNAILIADIESGRLRTDLQPLDLDSVLNRALAPLLPAFEAKHLSVTVEIPPDLPPVLADREQLQRALGYLLDNARRYTDAGGVTIRAFPLHGQVQIDVIDTGQGIPTAMLPRLFSRFQRIEGNSSSQRGGGLGLAITRQLIERQGGTVRVDSAPGRGSTFSVTLQQANEQTLAVAQSNESTSSP, from the coding sequence ATGCGGCAGTTTCTCAATACCTACCGCTCGCAACTCAAGTACACCGTCATCGGTCCGTACCTGGCGCTGATGATCCTGGTGATGCTTGTCGGCTCGTTTATCGCCATTACCCTGGTGGCCGATAGCTGGCAGGAACGCTTCAATAATCAACTCGGTCAGGTGGCGCGCAACTTCTCTGAGTCCTTCGCCCAGCGCGAGATCGGCAATCTTACCTTCCTCTCCCAGATTATCTTCACCGCGCCGAATGCTGAGACCGGTGCTCCCGCTGTCCCACAGGCCATGCGTGACCGCAACGTCAGGGGCCTCGAACAGACCCTTGAGGGGTTGTGGCAGCTCGCTCAGGTGAATGACAATGTCAAGCCGGATCGCTTGATTGTCTTTGATCCCCAGGGTCTGGCCCTGGTGGATTGGGAACGCGGTCCCGATGATAGCGGCGCCCCTATCCGTTATCTAGGCACTAATCTGGCTGGCATCCCGCTGGTCGAGAGTGTGCTGCGCGGCGAGAGCACGCCTATACCCGGCACCGATGAACTCGGTGATAAGTTCAGCGGTCTGGTCTCTTTCCGCGACGGGGAAGGGAAGGATCATCTACACTTCTTTACAGTTGCGCCGGTGTATGTAAGTAGCCGCACTGGAGAGAACGAACTGCTGGTTGGTGGATTGCTCGTCGCCCAGCGCATTGATGCCCTCCTTGCCGATTTGCAGCAGCGCAGCCAGTCTGCCATCAGCACGATTTATGACGTCAGAGGCATCGCCTATGCTACAACCGTCGCTGGCGTGGATCTCGCCTCGCTTGATATGAGCGAGCGGCTGCTGAACCAGCTGCGTGCTCTGAATGCCCCTGGCGCGGGCGCGGAAAGAGCGCGTCCTGCAAGCGCCTCCGAGATGGAGGACCCCTGTCTCGATATCGGCATGCTCTCGGGGCGCCTGGTCTCGCCGGTCGAGACGGTTCGCCCGCCCGCTTGCTCCGTTAATACCGTGTCCATGGTGGCCGGACGGGAGTTTCAACAACTCTACGCGCCGTTGATGATTCGCGGGGTGCAGTCGGGCTACTTCTCCGTTGGCCTTTCCACCGATTTCGTGGTGAGCGCCTGGTCTTCGAGCCGTTCCGCCGTGCTTGGCATTACCGCCGCGCTCGCGCTGGCCACAGTGATCGTTGGCGTGGTGGTGGCGCGTCGCATTACCCGCCCCCTGCACAACCTGGTTGAGACGGCGGAGGCGGTCACCGCGGGCGATCTGGAGCGGCGCAGTACGGTCACGGAACCAAATGAGCTTGGCAGGCTGGCCCTGGCCTTTAACCAGATGACCGAGCACCTGCTGCGCTTGTATGTGACCAGCCGTGAACTGAACCGCACCATTGATATTGACCAGGTGCTGACGGTCGCCTCAGAGGCGGCTGACGCGTTCGTGCCAGGCACGGAAGCCATCGCCCTGCTGGCAACGCGTGAGGGGTTTGGCTATCGCGCTCGCCCCGCGGCGCCGGATAACCTGCGCGCCCTCTCCCGTCAGTTAATTCCACCTTCCAGTGTTGCGGCATTGAGCAACTTCGAGACCCAAGAAGTGCGCCTGCTGCCCGTCGATTCCGAAGTCGCTCAGGCAACTGGCCTGGCCCACGCCGGGTTGCAAACGGCCTGCTGGATGCCGATTTTCCGGCAACGCCAGCTCGCCGGAGCGCTGCTGATGGTTCACGCCGAGCCTGAGGCTTTCGATGAGTCGACCCGGCAACACCTGGCGGTGGTGGCAAACATGGCCAGCGCCGTGCTCGCTAATGCGTTGCTCTACAATCAGGTACAGCAGGATGCCAAACAACGCCAGGCCATTCTGGCCTCGATCGGCGACGGTGTGGTCGTCTGCGATGAACTGGGGCGGATCATTCAACTGAATCGCGCTGCCGAAGAAATGCTGGGCCTGACCGACTGGCGCGAGACGCGCCCGCGCTTCGATGACTTGCCCCTCGAACCGGCGCCGCAGTCGCGTGAAGTGTTTGGTCGCAGCGACCCTCAGTTCCGCCTGGGCCGCCGCTTTCTGACGCTCACCCGCTCGCCGCTGCTCGCCGACGAAGGGTGCATCGCTGGCGAGGTCATCGTGCTGCACGATGTTACCGAGGCCGTGGCAATTGATAAGGCCAAGACTGATTTCATTGCGACCATCTCTCATGAACTGCGCACCCCGCTGACGGTGATCCGTGGCTTTACCGAGTTGCTCCTGCGCGGTACCGGCGGCGAACCGCCCACGCCTGAACAGGCCGAACTGCTCGAACAGGTGCGCCTGCGGGCAATGGATATGACCGATATGGTCAATAACGCCATTTTGATTGCCGATATCGAGTCCGGGCGGCTGCGCACCGATCTCCAGCCCCTGGATCTCGATAGTGTGCTTAACCGCGCTCTGGCGCCACTGCTCCCAGCTTTCGAGGCCAAACATCTCAGCGTTACGGTGGAGATCCCGCCTGATCTGCCTCCTGTGCTCGCTGATCGTGAGCAGCTCCAGCGCGCGCTCGGTTACCTGCTCGACAACGCTCGTCGTTACACCGATGCGGGCGGCGTGACCATCAGAGCCTTTCCGCTCCACGGGCAGGTGCAGATTGATGTCATTGATACTGGCCAGGGCATACCGACGGCGATGTTGCCCCGGCTGTTCTCGCGCTTTCAGCGTATTGAGGGCAATAGTTCGAGCCAGCGAGGCGGCGGCCTCGGACTAGCGATTACACGGCAGTTGATCGAGCGTCAGGGCGGTACGGTGCGTGTCGACAGCGCGCCTGGACGTGGTAGCACCTTCAGCGTCACCTTGCAGCAGGCCAATGAACAAACCCTCGCCGTTGCCCAATCCAACGAGTCAACGTCGTCGCCCTGA
- the topA gene encoding type I DNA topoisomerase, giving the protein MGDKVVIVESPAKAKTIQKYLGRGFRVTSSMGHVRDLPKNELSIDIEHDFQPVYEITKAKVVSELRQAIKNADAVYLATDPDREGEAIAWHITEAVKVPPRTPVHRVVFQEITRNAVEQAIANPRSIDKNLVDAQQARRVLDRLVGYQLSPLLWDKVKRGLSAGRVQSVAVRLIVEREREIEAFVPVEYWSIEADLLKSEASESPARDMFRAALVERDGKRLEKFAIQNEEQARAIVADLEGARYTVRKVTRKDKRRSPAPPFITSTLQQEAGRKLGFSAKKTMTLAQRLYEGVDVGDDEGPVGLITYMRTDSTNVAAEAQAEARRVIAARYGAAYLPEKPPIYRSRAKGAQEAHEAIRPTSCARFPETLSNRLDRDLARLYELIWKRFVASQMAPAVFDSTIVDIDAWTVGSQAAASAPYLFRATGSVLKFPGFLAIYNVSLDEGEEDEDSERRLPPLAEGERLTLVQLLPVQHFTEPPPRFTEASLVKELEALGIGRPSTYASIISTIQEREYVELVEKKLVPTTLGRVVTDLLVEHFPKIVDYDFTSALEQQLDDIAEGSKQWVPVLRAFYDPFQQTLDEARREMRNLKREEIVTDLLCPKCGQGFLAIKFGRNGEFLACTRYSKEGGPESCDFTSDFHRDSEGKIVIDKASAPETSDVICNVCGRPMVIKKSRFGPFLGCSGYPECNNTRRIGKDGKPAPLPEPTGVPCPKCHEGELLRRRGKFGRPFFGCSRYPKCDYLTNSLEELAPAAETAAAAPAVVEGGKKAARKDATEAEVAPSPAPRKRAPRKSA; this is encoded by the coding sequence ATGGGAGACAAAGTCGTTATTGTTGAGTCGCCGGCAAAAGCGAAGACCATCCAGAAGTATCTTGGCCGCGGGTTTCGCGTGACCTCCAGTATGGGGCACGTGCGCGATCTGCCCAAGAATGAACTTTCGATTGATATTGAGCACGACTTTCAGCCAGTCTACGAGATTACCAAGGCCAAGGTGGTCAGTGAACTGCGGCAGGCAATCAAGAACGCCGACGCGGTCTATCTGGCGACCGACCCGGATCGCGAAGGTGAGGCCATTGCCTGGCACATCACCGAGGCGGTGAAGGTTCCGCCACGCACCCCCGTACACCGGGTGGTGTTCCAGGAGATTACCCGCAATGCCGTAGAGCAGGCGATTGCCAATCCTCGCAGCATTGACAAGAACCTGGTAGACGCGCAGCAGGCTCGCCGGGTGCTTGACCGGCTGGTGGGCTACCAGCTCAGCCCGTTGTTGTGGGACAAAGTCAAACGCGGGCTGTCGGCCGGCCGCGTGCAGTCGGTGGCGGTGCGCCTGATCGTTGAACGCGAACGAGAAATTGAGGCGTTCGTTCCGGTCGAGTACTGGAGCATCGAGGCCGATCTGCTCAAGAGCGAGGCCTCCGAATCTCCTGCGCGCGACATGTTCCGCGCTGCCCTGGTAGAGCGCGATGGCAAGCGCCTGGAGAAGTTCGCGATACAGAACGAGGAGCAGGCCCGCGCAATTGTGGCCGACCTGGAGGGCGCGCGCTACACAGTGCGCAAGGTTACGCGCAAAGACAAGCGTCGCAGTCCGGCGCCGCCCTTCATCACCAGCACGCTCCAGCAGGAGGCCGGACGCAAGCTGGGCTTCAGCGCCAAGAAGACGATGACCCTGGCGCAGCGGCTCTACGAGGGCGTAGACGTGGGTGACGACGAGGGACCGGTCGGCCTGATCACGTACATGCGCACCGATAGCACCAACGTGGCCGCCGAGGCCCAGGCCGAGGCGCGCCGGGTGATCGCCGCGCGCTATGGTGCGGCCTACTTGCCCGAGAAGCCGCCCATCTACCGCTCCAGGGCCAAAGGCGCCCAGGAAGCCCATGAGGCCATTCGCCCGACCAGTTGCGCCCGCTTCCCCGAAACGCTGAGCAATCGCCTGGATCGCGACCTGGCACGTCTCTACGAATTGATCTGGAAGCGCTTCGTCGCCTCGCAAATGGCGCCCGCAGTGTTCGACAGCACCATAGTCGATATTGACGCCTGGACCGTTGGCAGCCAGGCAGCCGCCAGCGCGCCCTACCTCTTCCGCGCTACCGGCAGCGTCCTGAAGTTCCCCGGTTTTCTCGCTATTTATAACGTCAGTCTTGACGAGGGTGAGGAAGACGAAGATAGCGAGCGTCGTCTGCCGCCCCTGGCCGAGGGCGAGCGCCTCACGCTGGTGCAACTGCTGCCCGTTCAGCACTTTACCGAACCGCCGCCTCGCTTTACGGAGGCCAGTCTGGTCAAGGAACTGGAGGCCCTGGGCATTGGCCGCCCTTCCACCTACGCCTCAATCATCTCGACGATCCAGGAGCGCGAGTACGTCGAACTGGTGGAGAAGAAGCTCGTTCCCACCACCCTGGGGCGAGTGGTGACCGACTTGCTGGTCGAGCATTTCCCGAAGATTGTGGATTACGACTTCACCTCGGCCCTCGAACAGCAACTTGATGACATCGCCGAGGGATCGAAGCAGTGGGTGCCGGTGTTGCGGGCTTTCTACGATCCCTTCCAGCAAACCCTCGACGAGGCCCGCCGTGAGATGCGCAACCTCAAACGGGAAGAGATTGTCACCGACCTGCTGTGCCCGAAGTGCGGCCAGGGCTTCCTGGCGATCAAGTTCGGACGCAATGGCGAGTTTCTGGCCTGCACTCGTTATAGCAAAGAGGGCGGCCCAGAATCGTGTGATTTTACCAGTGACTTCCATCGCGATAGCGAAGGCAAGATCGTTATTGATAAAGCCTCCGCTCCTGAGACCAGCGACGTCATCTGCAACGTCTGCGGGCGGCCCATGGTAATCAAGAAGAGTCGCTTTGGCCCTTTCCTGGGCTGCTCGGGCTACCCGGAGTGCAACAATACGCGGCGGATCGGCAAGGACGGCAAGCCGGCGCCGCTTCCTGAGCCGACCGGCGTGCCCTGTCCGAAGTGTCACGAGGGCGAGTTGCTGCGGCGTCGCGGCAAGTTCGGGCGACCGTTCTTCGGCTGCTCGCGCTATCCGAAGTGCGACTATCTGACCAACAGCCTGGAGGAACTGGCCCCGGCGGCCGAGACCGCCGCGGCTGCGCCCGCAGTGGTCGAGGGCGGCAAAAAAGCGGCCCGCAAGGACGCGACCGAAGCCGAGGTCGCCCCCTCGCCAGCGCCCAGAAAACGCGCTCCTCGCAAGAGCGCGTGA
- a CDS encoding GIY-YIG nuclease family protein, giving the protein MKGTYILVLQLDRPAPGLRIGKLGVFDFAPGLYLYVGSAFGAGGLAGRLAHHRRIEKPRPHWHIDYLRPVARLREAWTVGGPERFECRWCRALAAMPALSIPAPGFGARDSGCRSHLFYSPHLLRCQVLTSIILEPALQEQRFHLRIEVHAFDE; this is encoded by the coding sequence GTGAAGGGCACATACATTCTGGTGTTGCAACTGGATCGCCCAGCGCCCGGCTTGCGGATCGGCAAACTGGGTGTGTTTGACTTCGCCCCCGGGTTGTACCTGTACGTAGGCAGCGCCTTCGGCGCTGGCGGGCTGGCAGGGCGTCTGGCCCATCACCGGCGCATCGAGAAACCTCGCCCCCACTGGCACATTGATTATCTACGCCCCGTGGCGCGCCTGCGCGAAGCCTGGACGGTGGGCGGCCCTGAGCGTTTTGAATGTCGCTGGTGCCGCGCCCTGGCCGCCATGCCGGCGTTGAGCATACCAGCGCCAGGCTTTGGCGCGCGCGATAGCGGTTGCCGTTCCCACCTCTTTTATTCGCCTCACCTCCTCCGCTGCCAGGTGCTGACTTCCATTATCCTGGAGCCGGCCCTTCAGGAGCAGAGGTTCCATCTGCGGATCGAGGTCCATGCCTTTGATGAGTGA
- the purD gene encoding phosphoribosylamine--glycine ligase → MNVLLIGSGGREHALAWKMAQSPHFTRLLSVPGNTGTGQYGQNVPFPLSDFDAIVDLAQREAIDLVVVGPDNPLADGIVDAFKAAGIPAFGPTAAAARIESSKSFAKEIMAARGVPTAQAMIFDSPVEATAFVQQSGKPWVVKADGLALGKGVVVPDDVEGAIAAIARLSATRAGRRLLLEERLEGRELSVHALCDGEHLLVLPTARDHKRFGEGDTGPNTGGMGVIAPVDEVTPAMLDRIVTTCMQPVVDELAARGTPFRGLLYAGVILTRDGPKILEFNARFGDPEAQAILPLLEGDVLEVFYDCAVGQLHPEKLRKRKGYAVCVVLCAQGYPGKPRVGDPIRGVEAIDDDQVLIFHAGTAIGPAGLCTAGGRVIGVTGLGATLARARARAYEVAERVAFEGKYFRRDIGKESG, encoded by the coding sequence ATGAACGTTCTGCTGATCGGCTCTGGCGGCCGCGAGCACGCCCTCGCATGGAAAATGGCCCAGTCCCCCCATTTTACCCGGCTCCTCAGCGTCCCCGGCAACACCGGCACCGGGCAGTACGGCCAGAACGTCCCCTTTCCCCTGAGCGATTTTGACGCGATTGTGGATCTAGCGCAGCGTGAAGCGATTGATTTGGTAGTCGTCGGCCCGGATAATCCCCTCGCGGACGGTATCGTTGACGCCTTCAAGGCGGCAGGCATCCCCGCTTTTGGGCCGACCGCGGCAGCGGCGCGCATTGAAAGCAGTAAATCGTTTGCCAAGGAGATTATGGCGGCCAGAGGCGTACCGACGGCGCAGGCGATGATCTTCGACTCTCCAGTCGAGGCTACAGCCTTTGTGCAACAGAGCGGGAAGCCCTGGGTGGTGAAGGCCGATGGCCTGGCGCTTGGCAAAGGTGTGGTGGTGCCCGACGATGTTGAAGGCGCCATTGCGGCGATCGCGCGTCTCTCCGCTACCCGCGCCGGCAGACGCCTGCTGCTCGAAGAACGGCTCGAAGGGCGCGAACTCTCGGTCCACGCCCTTTGCGATGGCGAACACCTCCTGGTGTTACCCACCGCTCGCGACCACAAGCGGTTTGGCGAGGGCGACACCGGCCCCAACACCGGCGGCATGGGCGTGATCGCTCCAGTGGATGAGGTGACCCCCGCCATGCTTGACCGGATTGTCACCACCTGCATGCAACCGGTGGTGGATGAACTGGCCGCTCGTGGCACGCCCTTTCGGGGGCTGCTCTACGCCGGAGTCATCCTGACCCGTGACGGACCGAAGATCCTGGAGTTCAACGCCCGTTTTGGCGACCCGGAAGCGCAGGCGATCCTGCCTCTGCTCGAAGGCGATGTGCTGGAAGTCTTCTATGACTGCGCCGTGGGCCAGCTCCATCCCGAGAAGCTCCGCAAGCGCAAGGGCTATGCCGTCTGCGTGGTGCTCTGCGCCCAGGGCTACCCGGGCAAGCCCCGCGTGGGCGACCCGATCCGCGGGGTCGAAGCCATAGATGACGATCAGGTGCTGATCTTCCACGCAGGCACGGCCATCGGCCCTGCCGGCCTTTGCACCGCCGGAGGGCGCGTCATCGGCGTCACCGGACTCGGCGCAACTCTGGCGCGGGCGCGAGCGCGCGCTTACGAGGTCGCCGAGCGGGTGGCCTTTGAAGGCAAATATTTCCGCAGAGACATTGGCAAGGAGAGCGGGTGA